In bacterium, the genomic stretch GTTGGTGTTGTTGGCGCTGGGCGGCGCGATCGCCGCGTTCAAGCTGCCCGTCACCTTGTTCCCCAAGGTGGACTTCCCGCGCGTGGTGGTGTCACTGGACGCCGGCGACCGGCCCGCCGACCTCATGATGCTGACAGTGACCCAGCCAGTGGAGGAAGCGGTGCGCCGCGTGCCCGGCGTGCGCGACGTTCGCTCCACCACCAGCCGGGGCACGGCGGAGGTGTCGGTAAGCTTCGGCTGGGGTACCAACATGGGCCTGGCGACCTCGCAGATCAACGAGGCGGTCGCGCAAATCGTGCCGAACCTGCCGCCCGGCACCAAGTCGGAAACCAAGCGCATGGACCCGACGGTGTTCCCGATCATGGCCTACAGCCTGACGTCCAATACGCTCTCGCAAACTGATCTGTACGA encodes the following:
- a CDS encoding efflux RND transporter permease subunit; the protein is MMFTQWMQGHRRSILFLLVLLALGGAIAAFKLPVTLFPKVDFPRVVVSLDAGDRPADLMMLTVTQPVEEAVRRVPGVRDVRSTTSRGTAEVSVSFGWGTNMGLATSQINEAVAQIVPNLPPGTKSETKRMDPTVFPIMAYSLTSNTLSQTDLYDLARYQLLPLLSAVDGVARIQVVGGAQEEYQVTVDPARLTAYGLSLADVSRALSAANVITAVGRLEGHYKLYLAISDTRLKTLRQIGDTIVKNSPSGIVRVEDVAQVSDGVVPQ